The stretch of DNA CGAAGGAAAAGCTGTATTAGCTGACGAAATTGGTGGAGATATTGAACCTGTATCTCAAGAAGAAACAGAAGCATTAATCGCTGAAGCTGTTTCTGAAGGTGAAGAAATCGCATTCGAAACTGAGGAAGCATAATTATGGCAGGTGCAACTCCACAATTAATTAAAGAATTAAGAGAAATGACTGGTGCAGGTATGCTTGATTGCAAAAATGCACTTAATGAAACTGATGGTGATTTAGAAAAAGCAGTTCAAGCTTTAAGAGAAGCTGGACTTGGTAAAGCTGCTAAAAAAGCTGGAAATATTGCTGCTGAAGGTGTTGTTGCTGTTAAAGTTAACGCTGATAGCACAGTAGCTACTATGTTAGAGTTAAATGCTCAAACAGATTTCGTTGCTAAAAATGAAAATTTCCTTAACTTAACGCAAGAGATTGTATCTCATGCACAAGTTAATGGAATTACTGATGCTGAAACTTTAGTTGCATCTACTATTAATGGAATGGCTTTCCCTGAATTTTTAAATGGTAAAATTGCAACAATCGGTGAAAACTTAGTTGCAAGAAAATTAGTTTCTGTAACTGGTACTGTTGTAAATGGTTATGTTCATACTAATGGTAGAGTTGGAGTTTTATTAGCTGCAACTTGTGATGCTTCTGTAAAAGAAAAAGCTTCTACATTATTAAAATCATTAGCAATGCATGCATCAGCAATGAAACCAACTGTTATTTCATATACTGATTTAGATCCTGAATTTGTAGATTCTGAAAACAG from Arcobacter suis CECT 7833 encodes:
- the tsf gene encoding translation elongation factor Ts, yielding MAGATPQLIKELREMTGAGMLDCKNALNETDGDLEKAVQALREAGLGKAAKKAGNIAAEGVVAVKVNADSTVATMLELNAQTDFVAKNENFLNLTQEIVSHAQVNGITDAETLVASTINGMAFPEFLNGKIATIGENLVARKLVSVTGTVVNGYVHTNGRVGVLLAATCDASVKEKASTLLKSLAMHASAMKPTVISYTDLDPEFVDSENRAIVAEIIADNDELKRLGKPLKNIPDFVSRSQLTEVAIANAKANFEAELKEQGKPEKIWANIIPGKIERYITDNTQLDGRFALLSQAYVMNDKITVEQAIAEVDASIKITEYIRFELGEGIEKKEEDFAAEVAKQMGK